From Pseudoramibacter sp.:
GGTGTTGCAGTCGGTCAAAAACGGCTTTCCCCCTTGTTCCTTCACCACATCGGCCACCGCCTTCGCGTAGTTCGGCCGGAGAAAGCCCAAGTTGCCGAGCTCTCCAAAATGCATTTTGACCGCCACAAACTTGCCGTTCATGTTGATCTTGCCGATGCCGGCTTTGCGCATGAGCTTCTGCAGCTTCGCCGTCAGGGGAACCCCGACCTGGGTTCTGAAATCTGTAAAATAAACTTTACTTTTTTCGTTCATCGAATCTCCTCCTTCTTGTGTTGACACCTTGTCAATACATTTATTATAAGGCTGTGATGACACGGTGTCAATTTTCAGTCGGCAGAAAACTCACCTGCCTGTCAATCCACAACGCCTGGGGCACATCGTGGATGATATCGCCGTTTTCATAGCTGCCGATTAAGAACGGCGAGTCCGGATCGTGGCGCCGGCTTTGGGCCAAAACCCTTGCCGGGTCTGTGTTGGCGTAGCAGTACCGGCACAAATGCCGGCATGTGTCGTAGGCGCCGATGTCGCAGGCCAGATAACAGGCACACGCCGCTCGGGCGCCTTTGCGCTTTGGGGCCTTCAGGCGTCGACCAATCGCTTTTTCGTAATCGCTGAGCTTCATGCACCCGCTGCAGTCTGCCCCGTAAGGCGCCAGCTCCTCCCCTTCGGCGCAGGGTTTGACCGTCATGCCGCGAGCCCCGGCGATTTCAATGAGGGCCTTTCCCAAAGCCAGACGATCTTCGACTGTGACCTTCCGGGCTTCTGGAAAATTGCGCCGCACTTTCGCGTACAGATCGATAAAGCTGATGACCGCGGTTTTTGTATAACCTTCCAAGGTCTTCGCCATCTGTTTAAAAGCCCTGAGGTGATACGCCGCGGAATATTTTTCCGAAATCAAAATCGGGTCGTACCGCCAGCCGATGCGGTTGACGCCGACCCGATCTGATAGCCTTTTAAACACGTCGAGAAGGTGATGCTTGTCCGGCACGTTGGGCTCGATGTCCCGCCCGTAAGGGGTGATGGTCACAAACCAGTACTGCCCGTAATCTCTTAGCAAATGCATATAGGGAAACATCGGCTCGGGATTTTTCGTGCAGAACCCAATGGCGTCCACGACGTCAGGATTCAAGCGGTACCGGCTCACCTGTTTCGGGTTGTAGGGATTTCGGACGCAGACAAAGCCCGCCTTCAGCCGGTTTGCCAGCCACTTCGCGTAAAAGGCCGGAATGTCGGTCCGCTGTCCGGTGTTGATGATCATGGGCGTCTCCTCTCT
This genomic window contains:
- a CDS encoding DUF1848 domain-containing protein → MIINTGQRTDIPAFYAKWLANRLKAGFVCVRNPYNPKQVSRYRLNPDVVDAIGFCTKNPEPMFPYMHLLRDYGQYWFVTITPYGRDIEPNVPDKHHLLDVFKRLSDRVGVNRIGWRYDPILISEKYSAAYHLRAFKQMAKTLEGYTKTAVISFIDLYAKVRRNFPEARKVTVEDRLALGKALIEIAGARGMTVKPCAEGEELAPYGADCSGCMKLSDYEKAIGRRLKAPKRKGARAACACYLACDIGAYDTCRHLCRYCYANTDPARVLAQSRRHDPDSPFLIGSYENGDIIHDVPQALWIDRQVSFLPTEN